The genomic DNA attgcaatgagttatcacctcacaactgccagaatggctaaaataaacaacacaggaaacaacaggtgttggtgaaaatgtggataaaggggaatcctcttacactgttgatgggaatgcaagctggtacagccactgtggaaaacatttttgagtttcctcaaaaagttaaaaataaaaccaccctatggcccagcaattatactactagtTATtaatccaaaagatacaaaaatactgattcaaaggggcacatggacaccaatgtttatagcagcattatccacaatagcaaaaatatggaaagagtGCACATGCCCatttactgatgaatggataaataagaggTGGTATAtgcacaagggaatattactcaaccatcaaaaaaagaatgacatcttgtcatttgcaatgataaggatggagctagagtgtattatgctaagcaaagtaagtcagagaaagacagatcccatattatttcattgaactgtgggatttaagaaacaaaacagatgaacatgggggaagggaaggaaaaataaattaagataaaaacagggaggaaaaccataagagactcttacctataggaaacaaactgaaggttgctgaaggggaggtgggtgggggaatgtgctaaatgggtgatgggaattaaggagggaacttgttggcattagcacttggtgttatatgtaagtgatgaatcactgaattctaaatactacactatatgttaactaacttgaatttaaataaaatcttggaggaAAAATAATGAGCGGCACCAtttcctggttaaaaaaaaagttaaaaatagtagtatcctatgattcagcaactgcactactagctatttgcctaaagaatataaatatactaattcaaagggatatgtgcacccaatgtttatagaagcattatctacaacaaccaaattatgaaaatatcctatgtccatcaactgatgaatggataaataagagagtgtatatgtatatatatatatatatatatatatatatatatatatatataaacacaatggggtattagcaataaaaaataatgaaatcttgccatttgcaaagacattgagctagagagtattatgttaagcaaaataaatcagttcaagaaaaacaaataccatataatttcagtcatatgttgaatttaagaaacaaaacaaatgagcaaaggggaaaaaagagagagggaagcaaaccaagaaacagactcttaactatagaaaacaaactgacggttgctaAAGGGAAGGTAGGTGAGGGGTGGGTTAAGTAGGTGATAGGGATTTAgtagtgcacttgtgatgagccccaggtgttgtatggaagtgttgaaacactatattgtatacctgaaactaatattacactgtatgttaattggaatttaaataaaaactttaataaaataaaataattagtaattaATGCATAATATGCCTATAtctttacatgtttatttcatCTGTGGACATTAATCATATATTTTGCATTGATTCTGTagcttttatctcttttattaatattttgtaatttttgattGTGGAGACAGCACATCTTCAAAGTTTTGTAGCACTAGGTATCATAAAATGCCATTTTACAACTCTCCAGTCATTAAGATATTAGTACTAGTGGAGCAGTGTCAAGAATTCTGCTTACTACTTGGGGATTATGTGATCATCATGTTGGGGTTTAATGGATAAAGGCTAAATGCAACATGGCCCTGTGTTTTATTTGACCATATGATCATTTAGCACTGTAATGTGAATCCAGTACAGCTGTCAATTCTGACTTTccaattaatttagaaaatatgcaACCCTATATCTAATTTCCTAAGCAGAAATGAtatagggaattttttttttattattaaaaaaaagtatgagagCTCTTTCTGCCTAGGTGATCACCTCCTGCTTTAATTTTGGGATTAGCAGCCTAAAATTAATacttaaagataataaataaaaacacaaaattttaaaaataaagaaaaatctaaaaaacatttaaattaaattaaattaaattaaattaaattaaattaaattaaattaaattaaattaattttatcttggCACAGAGCAAGCGGGAAGTTACTTAGCAAGGTTCCGGGTTTCCTCACGCCCCGCCCGCCCTACCACAGCTAAATGGTTTTCGTCCTTGGGGTGCTCTGTCCTGCGGAAAGCAATCCGTGTCCatctgtcccagctctgcccgCCCGCCTCGCATCTACCCTTCTCTTCTGACTCCGCCCCACATCTGTCCGGAACCGCCTCCCGCTGAAGCTGACCCAGTGCGCGTCCGCCAGTCAGTCCCTCCGGACCTGCCGCGAGTCTCAGACTGCCGAAATTACCGCGCGTCACTCGGTCCGTACCCGGTGGGCATCTGGGGTATCTGGGCGGTCTTCCGTCCCCagcgtgtgtgtctgtctgtctgtctctctgtctgatcCGCCTTCTGCAGCCTGCCTTCCGGCCCCAGCGCACCAAGTGTTTAGTCTGCCCTTTCACTGACGCTGAGTGTGTTTAGCGGCCTTAGCTGCTAGCCCGCCTGAGACCGGCCAGGCAGCCGGCGGAGGAATACACGTTTGGCCCCTGTCCAGGTTAAGAGAATTTTAAGCCAGTAGGAGCTCGAGGCCTATATTTATGCTGAAAACGGGTCTCGAGGCCTCTGTAAGCCAATGCGAGATGTGGGGGGCCCAGCCAGCTGCTTGATGATTTCTTACAATTAAATGAGGAACAGAGAATTTCTTTCTTACTACTggcttttaaaacagattttaaatctTAATGGGTGGAAATTATAAGTTCTTTAGGTAGAACAGATTCGTTATTGGGATGCATTGTTGTCTGATGTGTTTGTTCTGAGTCCGCTGACCAGCTGTTTCTGAACTTCATTTTCTCAGCCTCAACAGTGATTCTGAAACTGCTTTTAGCTTCCTTCGccttggctttcttctttttgtgaaCAGCTGCTTGGCCCATAGCTTAGAGAAAtcagcctttttttctctcccgcGAAAGCCTCCTTCCTGTGCTTAGAAAGATGGGGAGTGGAGAGCCTAATCCTgctggcaagaaaaagaagtaccTCAAGGCTGCCCTGTACGTGGGTGACTTGGACCCAGATGTTACTGAGGACATGTTATATAAAAAGTTCAGGCCTGCTGGCCCTCTGCGCTTCACCCGAATCTGCCGTGACCCTGTGACCCGCAGCCCCCTGGGCTATGGCTATGTTAACTTCCGCTTTCCTGCAGATGCTGAGTGGGCCCTGAATACCATGAATTTTGATTTGATTAATGGCAAACCTTTCCGCCTCATGTGGTCTCAGCCAGATGACCGCTTAAGAAAGTCTGGAGTTGGAAATATATTCATCAAAAACCTGGACAAATCCATAGATAATAGggcccttttttatttattttctgcttttgggAACATTCTCTCCTGCAAAGTCGTATGTGATGACAATGGCTCTAAGGGTTATGCCTATGTGCACTTTGACAGCCTGGCCGCTGCCAATAGAGCCATCTGGCATATGAATGGGGTGCGGCTCAACAACCGCCAGGTGTATGTTGGTAGATTCAAATTCCCAGAAGAGAGGGCAGCTGAAGTCAGAACCAAGGATAGAGCAACTTTCActaatgtttttgttaaaaatttcgGAGATGACATGGATGatgaaaaactgaaggaaatctTTAGTGGATATGGGCCAACTGAGAGTGTTAAGGTAATAAGAGATGCTAGTGGGAAATCTAAGGGCTTTGGATTTGTGAGGTATGAGACGCACGAGGCTGCCCAAAAGGCTGTGTTAGACCTGCATGGAAAGTCCATCAATGGGAAAGTTCTGTACGTAGGGCGAGCACAGAAGAAAATTGAACGATTGGCTGAGTTAAGACGAAGATTTGAACGGctgagattaaaagaaaaaagtcggCCTCCGGGGGTGCCTATCTATATTAAGAACCTGGATGAGACCATCGATGAtgaaaaactgaaggaagaattttcttcctttggatCAATTAGCCGGGCCAAAGTGATGGTGGAAGTAGGGCAAGGCAAAGGGTTTGGTGTTGTCTGCTTCTCCTCTTTTGAAGATGCTACCAAAGCAGTGGATGAGATGAATGGTCGCACGGTGGGCTCCAAGCCCCTGCATGTCACCCTGGGCCAGGCCAGGCGCAGGTGGTGAGAATAAGAATGCTCAATTTGGTGCAGCCTTTAGCTGGTGCCTACTTAGTTTGGGCTACTTTGTGATGAGGTTATTTTATGccaggctttctttcctttcctttcctttcctttcctttcctttcctttcctttccttttctttccttttcttgtcttgtcttttcttttcttttcttttcttttctttctttctttttctttctttctttctttctttctttctttctttttgaagtaaatactttcttttgaaaaaataagtaaaactagaAAACCTTGTTCATTTTAGTGAAGAATATAATTTCTAATTGTAAAACTGTCATTTTGTACcattttttgataaaatatcCTTAGGGATATATAGAATAAACTTTGTCCCTCCacatattgttttcattattattattatttacctaAACCAGTCAAGGTGAGGTACTTGAGTATATTTACTTCCTTATTGCAATTATACTGCTAAATGTAATTTCTtctatgaaaatattctcaaaatggCCATTATTTCTGAATCTATCACACAGAAAAGTTCTAACTTGCTTTTTGAGAAATCAGTAAAGCAGGGGAAAATGTATGTGATCCGATGAACATTTGTgcataattttactttattatttaaaatggatattattttcaaaagatctgagttttctttatttcgttatacatttttcccctttttaatgtattgtgggCATATCAGAGAGTTGACAGTGGCTTTGACTAAGTATTGGGAGTTGTATTCAACTTcatgcccagaaataaacctattaGTGTTTTCTCAATTAGTATATTAGAAAATTAACACTTTAAGCattattaaaatgatgaattttatcttaaaaatcttttctgaGAGAGTTGATATATGAGTACAGTCTAAGCAGCATTCTTgccactcattttttaaaactccttagTAGTACACATGGGTCATGTTAAGTtaacaaaaaaggtaaataactgCACTGAATTGCCTTTAcctatagaaaattttaaaatttttacttcagCATCTATAAAGTGTCAATAAAAAGGGTAAATAATCCATATAATGATGTTGAAAAATTTCTTTGAAGGACATCTTTTATTAAACTTGTCGTTATCTCTTGTAAATTTTTGAATACATCCATGTGATAATATTCACAGATGTATCAAAGCCTCCATCTGTTATATGAGAGCTATTAATCCAGTATGGTTCTCTTTATGTCTGGCTGCTTCGAAGTTGTGACAAGATGTCCTGTTCTATATTGCAGTTACATTATTTATCCTGTAATTTCTAGATTGCagattttcagtattttacttgtagtctcctcttttctccaccCATCTACCTTCCATCCATATTACActtacttttatgttttctttagatTGCCTTTCATTTAATATGTGAGTGTTCAAATCATTTTGGAAGTAGAGAAATAATTacttaatttatgtaaaattttaaaaaatcctttttaaaaatagggtttATTCACATCATATATCCAACCATAAAAAATGTGTTGTCTCTATTCTTAattggcttttattatgttaactACAAATTTTAGGTTACATGCATAATACAACATAGATATATAATTTTGTTAACACTTGTTAACTATTTTCccataaaacaaagagaaagaactttCTCTGTGTAATTGTTTA from Leopardus geoffroyi isolate Oge1 chromosome X, O.geoffroyi_Oge1_pat1.0, whole genome shotgun sequence includes the following:
- the PABPC5 gene encoding polyadenylate-binding protein 5 codes for the protein MGSGEPNPAGKKKKYLKAALYVGDLDPDVTEDMLYKKFRPAGPLRFTRICRDPVTRSPLGYGYVNFRFPADAEWALNTMNFDLINGKPFRLMWSQPDDRLRKSGVGNIFIKNLDKSIDNRALFYLFSAFGNILSCKVVCDDNGSKGYAYVHFDSLAAANRAIWHMNGVRLNNRQVYVGRFKFPEERAAEVRTKDRATFTNVFVKNFGDDMDDEKLKEIFSGYGPTESVKVIRDASGKSKGFGFVRYETHEAAQKAVLDLHGKSINGKVLYVGRAQKKIERLAELRRRFERLRLKEKSRPPGVPIYIKNLDETIDDEKLKEEFSSFGSISRAKVMVEVGQGKGFGVVCFSSFEDATKAVDEMNGRTVGSKPLHVTLGQARRRW